One Rhizobiales bacterium GAS188 DNA window includes the following coding sequences:
- a CDS encoding PAS domain S-box-containing protein/diguanylate cyclase (GGDEF) domain-containing protein: MRAQEMAESRGDANMTGCLDSDSSDAGSVGTASLGGSASADDGRLRVGIRGKLFGAFAGVASLTLIASVVAFFSYDYIGQSLRRIDVEGIPAVDRAFTLARQGAELSAISSSLVAANDQGALAAAIVRLRTKRQEIGATLDALDSSTTSRILVESIKRHVDELELSTDRLSESIQQRLGAADDRERLATGAVAAHGALMGRLAPMADDAGFDLASGLQSFDENEDRAALLRLLAKLSNVDAPALLALTDLRGDSNLILGILTEVSLAPNADVLRPLRDRFTASAYSARKAAKDLGDGDKPRELRIALEGLLAFGQPGGGVFEARGNELALTAQGWELATKTQSKTADLAVEIQQFVKIAQDISSGAVTASGSAIRQSQAALLGLMILSIASALLIAWCYVGNGLLRRLDGLNRAMLALAGGNLEVEIPHEGKDEIRRMAVAVEVFKRNAIRRKELEAERERDRIEDLRRREASFRLLFESNPLPMWVYDARTLGLVSVNDAAVTHYGYSREQFLSMSVPDVCPVDNRDSFTEYLQVVSTNRQRQTEETWPQVRADGTRFEATVFSQALTYESHAAALVALIDVTERKRAEASVVHMAHHDALTDLPNRVLFRQRLNEALARMRREDHRVAIHCLDLDHFKSVNDTLGHPVGDALLRAVSERLLSCVRETDTVSRLGGDEFAIVQDAVKTPEEVSLLATRLLDVIGAPYQLQGHEVVVNVSVGIALAPSDGEDPDLLLKNSDMALYRAKGDGRGTYRFFEPEMDARLQSRRVLEVDLRAALQRQQFELYYQPQIDLRTGMILGFEALIRWHHPERGIVPPLDFIPLAEEIGLIAPIGEWVLRQACAEAATWPENIAVAVNLSPVQFANKNLVQSIMLALASTGLRAHRLELEVTESVLLHENDTTLSVLHQLRALGVRIAMDDFGTGYSSLSYLRKFPFDKIKIDRSFVSDMTGDADCAAIIRAVVGLAEGLHMTTTAEGVETQDQLERLRAEGYVEGQGYFFSRPMPVGELREFLQQHGHVVAAALPERPTSELGSLSSKPPSERREEPTSEKTWRRGNSSRTSNLA, from the coding sequence ATGCGGGCGCAAGAGATGGCCGAGTCGCGCGGCGACGCGAACATGACCGGTTGCCTCGATTCCGATTCCTCCGACGCCGGTTCTGTTGGCACAGCTTCCTTGGGCGGTTCGGCGAGCGCCGATGACGGGCGATTGCGCGTCGGCATCAGAGGCAAGCTCTTTGGCGCCTTCGCCGGGGTGGCGAGCCTCACTCTCATTGCCAGCGTCGTCGCCTTCTTTTCCTATGACTATATCGGCCAGAGCTTGCGCCGTATCGACGTCGAGGGCATTCCGGCTGTCGACCGTGCCTTCACTCTCGCCCGTCAGGGAGCGGAGCTTTCGGCGATCTCCTCGAGCTTGGTGGCGGCCAATGATCAAGGCGCGCTTGCCGCCGCGATTGTCCGGCTGCGGACCAAGCGCCAGGAAATCGGCGCGACCCTCGACGCGCTCGATTCAAGCACCACCAGCCGGATCTTGGTCGAGAGCATCAAGCGCCATGTCGACGAGCTCGAATTGAGCACGGATCGTCTGTCCGAATCGATCCAGCAGCGTCTGGGAGCCGCGGACGACCGGGAGCGTCTGGCGACAGGCGCAGTTGCCGCCCATGGCGCCCTCATGGGGAGGCTCGCCCCAATGGCCGACGATGCCGGCTTCGATCTCGCGAGCGGCCTTCAGTCTTTCGACGAGAATGAGGATCGCGCTGCCCTTCTCCGCTTGCTGGCGAAATTGTCGAATGTCGACGCCCCGGCGCTTCTGGCCCTTACCGATCTTCGCGGCGACAGCAACCTCATTCTCGGCATCCTCACCGAGGTCTCCCTGGCTCCGAATGCCGATGTGCTGCGACCATTGCGCGATCGCTTCACGGCGAGCGCCTATAGCGCCCGCAAGGCTGCTAAGGATCTCGGGGATGGCGACAAGCCGCGTGAGTTGCGCATAGCGCTCGAAGGGTTGCTTGCTTTTGGCCAGCCAGGTGGTGGCGTATTCGAGGCCCGCGGCAATGAACTGGCGCTCACCGCGCAAGGTTGGGAACTCGCGACTAAGACCCAGTCGAAGACGGCAGATCTTGCCGTCGAGATCCAGCAATTCGTCAAGATCGCGCAGGACATATCGTCTGGCGCGGTGACGGCATCGGGAAGCGCGATCCGGCAAAGCCAGGCGGCTCTGCTCGGCTTGATGATCCTCAGCATCGCCAGCGCGTTGCTGATCGCATGGTGCTACGTCGGCAACGGGCTTTTGCGGCGTCTCGACGGGCTCAATAGAGCCATGCTGGCCCTCGCGGGCGGCAATCTCGAGGTCGAGATCCCGCATGAAGGCAAGGACGAGATCCGCCGCATGGCGGTGGCCGTCGAAGTCTTCAAGCGCAACGCCATTCGGCGGAAGGAGTTGGAGGCCGAGAGGGAGAGGGATCGTATCGAGGATTTGCGGCGACGCGAGGCTTCGTTCCGGTTGCTGTTCGAGAGCAACCCGCTGCCGATGTGGGTCTATGATGCGAGGACCCTTGGCCTCGTCTCCGTCAATGATGCCGCCGTCACCCATTACGGATATAGTCGCGAGCAGTTCCTGTCGATGTCCGTGCCGGACGTTTGTCCCGTCGATAATCGCGATTCCTTCACCGAATACTTGCAGGTGGTCTCGACCAACCGCCAGCGGCAGACCGAGGAGACCTGGCCGCAAGTCAGGGCGGACGGTACTCGATTCGAGGCGACGGTCTTTTCTCAGGCGCTGACCTATGAGAGCCATGCGGCCGCCCTGGTTGCCCTCATCGACGTCACCGAGCGCAAACGGGCCGAGGCCTCTGTCGTTCACATGGCGCATCACGACGCCCTGACGGATCTCCCCAATCGCGTTCTCTTCCGGCAAAGGCTGAATGAGGCCTTGGCGCGGATGCGGCGGGAGGATCATCGCGTCGCCATCCACTGCCTCGATCTCGACCATTTCAAGAGCGTCAACGACACGCTCGGACATCCTGTCGGGGACGCGCTGTTGCGAGCGGTGTCCGAGCGGCTGCTCAGCTGCGTGCGGGAGACCGATACCGTTTCGCGATTGGGAGGCGACGAGTTCGCCATCGTCCAGGACGCCGTCAAGACGCCTGAAGAGGTGAGCTTGTTGGCAACCCGGCTTCTCGATGTGATCGGCGCGCCCTATCAGCTGCAAGGCCATGAGGTCGTCGTCAATGTCAGCGTCGGAATAGCCCTCGCACCGAGCGACGGGGAGGATCCGGATCTGCTCTTGAAGAACTCCGATATGGCCCTCTACCGCGCCAAGGGCGACGGGCGCGGCACATATCGTTTCTTCGAGCCCGAAATGGATGCGAGGCTACAGTCACGCCGCGTGCTCGAGGTGGACCTGCGCGCGGCGCTGCAGCGCCAACAATTCGAACTCTACTATCAGCCCCAGATCGATCTTCGAACCGGGATGATCCTTGGTTTCGAGGCATTGATCCGTTGGCACCACCCTGAGCGCGGCATCGTCCCCCCGCTCGACTTCATTCCCCTTGCCGAGGAAATCGGCCTCATCGCTCCAATCGGCGAGTGGGTATTGCGTCAAGCCTGCGCAGAGGCTGCCACATGGCCGGAGAATATTGCGGTCGCGGTCAATCTCTCGCCCGTTCAGTTCGCCAACAAGAATCTCGTGCAATCCATCATGCTGGCCTTGGCATCGACCGGCCTTCGGGCGCATCGGCTGGAACTCGAGGTGACGGAGTCCGTCCTCCTACATGAAAACGACACCACGCTGAGCGTGTTGCATCAGCTCCGCGCGCTTGGCGTGCGTATCGCCATGGACGATTTCGGCACCGGATATTCGTCTCTCAGCTATCTGCGAAAATTCCCATTCGACAAGATCAAGATCGACCGGTCGTTCGTGAGCGATATGACGGGCGATGCAGATTGCGCCGCGATCATCCGGGCCGTCGTAGGCCTCGCCGAAGGCCTCCATATGACGACCACCGCAGAAGGGGTGGAGACGCAGGACCAGCTGGAGCGGCTGCGGGCGGAAGGATATGTCGAAGGCCAAGGATATTTCTTCAGCCGCCCGATGCCGGTAGGCGAGCTTCGCGAATTTCTGCAGCAGCATGGCCATGTTGTCGCCGCAGCGCTGCCGGAACGGCCAACCAGCGAGCTCGGATCGTTGTCGTCCAAGCCCCCGTCGGAGAGACGTGAGGAACCCACAAGCGAAAAGACATGGCGGCGCGGCAATAGCAGCCGAACAAGCAATTTGGCGTAG
- a CDS encoding orotate phosphoribosyltransferase: MTTDEVLSEFRAAGALLEGHFILTSGLRSPLYMQKMLVFCDPPRTERLCRALAEKAKARFGEIDIVVSPAVGGVIPGYETARALGAKAIFVEREDGKFKLRRGFTIPPGARVLMVEDIVSTGLSSRECLEAIAAEPGHILGAACLIDRSAGKADLGVPLVALASLDVPAYPADALPPELAAIPAVKPGSRGLQG; encoded by the coding sequence ATGACGACCGACGAGGTCTTGAGCGAATTCCGCGCCGCAGGGGCGCTGCTCGAGGGCCATTTCATCCTCACCTCCGGCCTTCGCTCGCCGCTCTACATGCAGAAGATGCTGGTTTTCTGCGATCCGCCGCGCACCGAGCGCTTGTGCCGGGCGCTCGCCGAGAAGGCGAAGGCCCGTTTCGGCGAGATCGACATCGTCGTCTCGCCCGCAGTCGGGGGCGTCATTCCCGGCTATGAGACCGCGCGCGCTCTCGGCGCCAAGGCGATCTTCGTCGAGCGCGAGGACGGCAAGTTCAAGCTCAGGCGCGGCTTCACCATCCCGCCGGGAGCACGCGTGCTGATGGTGGAGGATATCGTCTCGACTGGCCTCTCCTCGCGCGAATGCCTCGAGGCTATCGCCGCCGAGCCCGGCCATATCCTCGGCGCCGCCTGCCTGATCGACCGTTCGGCCGGCAAGGCCGATCTCGGCGTGCCGCTCGTCGCCCTTGCGAGCCTCGACGTGCCCGCCTATCCGGCCGACGCGCTGCCGCCCGAGCTCGCCGCCATCCCGGCCGTGAAGCCCGGCAGCCGGGGCCTGCAAGGATGA
- a CDS encoding S-adenosyl-L-methionine methyltransferase: MSRLDSFIRRMQAQRLLLDQSAAAIADFAGPVLELGLGNGRTYHHLREKLPGRRIVAFDIKVTAQPDSVPAAQDLVLGDIKDTALGFAGIGAALVHSDLGSGIPERDEETLGWLPALVPALLATAGLAISDLPLEDPRLLPLPLPDGVIEGRYWLYRRG, from the coding sequence TTGAGCCGTCTCGATAGCTTCATTCGCCGCATGCAGGCGCAACGCCTGCTGCTCGATCAGTCAGCCGCGGCCATCGCCGATTTCGCCGGCCCGGTGCTCGAGCTCGGTCTCGGCAATGGGCGCACCTATCACCATTTGCGCGAGAAGCTGCCGGGCCGCCGTATCGTCGCCTTCGACATCAAGGTGACCGCGCAACCGGATTCGGTCCCGGCCGCGCAGGATCTGGTGCTCGGCGACATCAAGGACACGGCGCTTGGTTTCGCCGGCATCGGCGCCGCCCTGGTGCACTCCGATCTCGGCTCGGGCATCCCCGAGCGCGACGAGGAGACGCTTGGCTGGCTGCCCGCGCTGGTGCCGGCGCTGCTCGCGACGGCCGGCCTGGCGATCTCGGACCTGCCGCTCGAGGATCCGCGCCTCTTGCCGCTGCCCCTGCCGGACGGCGTGATCGAGGGCCGCTACTGGCTCTACAGGCGAGGCTGA
- a CDS encoding D-alanyl-lipoteichoic acid acyltransferase DltB, MBOAT superfamily, whose protein sequence is MLFTSPEFLFAFLPLTLAGFHLLRRAGQPQLCVPFLFVASMAFYAWWSPRFLILLTVSMLVNWGAAHAMARLKDARRKSVFVLGLVWNLGILAYFKYADFFITSLDTATGLDWPLLHIVLPLGISFFTFQKIAYLADIHAGIAKPGPLSDFALFVFFFPQLIAGPIVHHAEVMPQFRAMASRSHETDLSLDTAIGLTLLIIGLVKKVLVADHLAPYATKVFDIAAAGNHRIGMLAAWQGALAYTVQLYADFSGYSDMAIGLARMFGVKLPANFDSPYKSLSIIEFWRRWHMTLSRFLRDYLYVPLGGNRKGPARRYVNLMITMLLGGLWHGAGWTYVAWGGLHGLYLLVNHFWRSLVRHRLPAPIGLLLTLTAVISAWVFFRASDFASAANIVAGMFGLHGAGDPIPGVKKGTGVILAALALGAMLILPNSQQIMRRFVPVIGPVEAPGGPARRLLWAPSMLTAALGAGAIIAVVLFSWGTTEFLYFQF, encoded by the coding sequence ATGCTCTTCACCTCGCCGGAATTCCTGTTCGCCTTCCTGCCGCTGACGCTGGCGGGCTTCCACCTTTTGCGCCGTGCCGGGCAGCCGCAGCTCTGCGTGCCCTTCCTGTTCGTCGCCTCGATGGCCTTCTACGCCTGGTGGAGCCCGCGCTTCCTGATCCTGCTCACCGTCTCGATGCTGGTGAATTGGGGCGCCGCCCATGCCATGGCGCGGCTCAAGGACGCGCGGCGCAAATCCGTCTTCGTGCTCGGCCTCGTCTGGAATCTCGGCATCCTCGCCTATTTCAAATATGCGGATTTCTTCATCACGAGCCTCGATACCGCGACCGGGCTCGACTGGCCGCTCCTGCACATCGTGCTGCCGCTCGGCATCTCGTTCTTCACTTTCCAGAAGATCGCCTATCTGGCCGATATCCATGCGGGCATTGCGAAGCCGGGGCCTTTGAGCGATTTCGCGCTCTTCGTGTTCTTCTTCCCGCAATTGATCGCCGGCCCGATCGTCCACCATGCCGAGGTCATGCCGCAGTTTCGCGCCATGGCGAGCCGCAGCCACGAGACGGATCTTTCGCTCGACACGGCGATCGGCCTCACCTTGCTGATCATCGGCCTCGTCAAGAAGGTCCTGGTCGCCGACCACCTTGCCCCATACGCGACCAAGGTCTTCGACATTGCCGCGGCCGGCAACCATCGCATCGGCATGCTCGCCGCCTGGCAAGGCGCGCTCGCCTATACGGTGCAGCTCTACGCCGATTTCTCCGGCTATAGCGACATGGCGATCGGCCTCGCCCGCATGTTCGGCGTGAAGCTGCCGGCGAATTTCGACTCGCCCTACAAATCGCTCTCGATCATCGAGTTCTGGCGGCGCTGGCACATGACCTTGTCACGTTTCCTGCGCGACTATCTCTATGTGCCGCTCGGCGGCAACCGCAAAGGGCCGGCGCGGCGCTACGTCAATTTGATGATCACCATGCTGCTCGGCGGCCTTTGGCATGGGGCGGGCTGGACCTATGTGGCCTGGGGCGGGCTGCACGGGCTCTACCTGCTGGTGAACCATTTCTGGCGCAGCCTCGTGCGCCACCGGCTGCCCGCCCCGATCGGCCTTCTGCTCACGCTCACCGCCGTGATCAGCGCCTGGGTGTTCTTCCGCGCCAGCGATTTTGCGAGCGCCGCCAATATCGTCGCCGGCATGTTCGGCCTGCACGGGGCGGGCGACCCGATACCCGGCGTGAAGAAGGGCACCGGCGTGATCTTGGCGGCGCTGGCGCTCGGCGCGATGCTGATCCTCCCCAATTCGCAGCAGATCATGCGGCGTTTTGTGCCGGTCATCGGCCCGGTCGAGGCACCCGGAGGTCCGGCGCGGCGCCTCCTCTGGGCTCCGTCCATGCTGACGGCGGCGCTCGGCGCGGGCGCCATCATCGCGGTCGTGCTCTTCTCCTGGGGCACGACCGAATTCCTGTATTTCCAGTTTTAG
- a CDS encoding benzoyl-CoA oxygenase, component A, translated as MNAHAALLKQHVIDPEICIRCNTCEETCPVDAVSNDGNNYVVDPEKCNFCMDCISPCPTGSIDNWRVVRQAYSLEEQFSWQELPPQESMTDTAAGAAAEAVEAEVEALIAQAHGGTGGKPMAPASAGKPAVNLFSRAKPAKATVTGNYRLTDAQADNDVRHIILDFGDAPFPVLEGQSIGIVPSGLDANGQPHRLRLYSVASPRHGERPNTNNLALTIKREPGGVCSNYVCDLKRGDKVEVTGPFGATFLMPNDPLANIVMICTGTGSAPFRGFTEWRRRTMPEAAGRMVLFFGARRPEELPYFGPLQKVPESLLAKHFAYSRVPGEPKTYVQDLMRREAAGVVELMASEHTHIYVCGLKGMEQGVDAALDDVCRGAGLAWADLRKEMREAGRYHVETY; from the coding sequence ATGAACGCTCACGCAGCCCTTCTCAAGCAGCATGTGATCGATCCCGAGATCTGCATCCGCTGCAATACTTGCGAGGAGACCTGCCCGGTCGATGCCGTCTCCAATGACGGCAATAACTATGTGGTCGATCCGGAGAAGTGCAATTTCTGCATGGATTGCATTTCGCCTTGCCCGACCGGCTCGATCGATAATTGGCGCGTCGTGCGCCAGGCCTATTCACTCGAGGAGCAATTCTCCTGGCAGGAATTGCCGCCCCAGGAGTCCATGACGGATACTGCGGCGGGCGCGGCCGCCGAAGCCGTGGAGGCCGAGGTCGAAGCCCTGATCGCGCAGGCGCATGGCGGGACCGGGGGCAAGCCGATGGCGCCGGCTTCGGCCGGCAAGCCCGCCGTCAACCTGTTCAGCCGGGCAAAGCCCGCCAAGGCCACCGTGACCGGCAATTACCGGCTCACGGATGCGCAGGCCGATAATGATGTGCGCCACATCATCCTCGATTTCGGTGATGCGCCGTTCCCGGTCCTCGAGGGCCAGAGCATCGGCATCGTGCCGTCCGGCCTCGACGCCAACGGCCAGCCGCACCGTCTCCGCCTCTATTCGGTCGCAAGCCCCCGCCATGGCGAGCGGCCGAACACCAATAACCTTGCCCTCACGATCAAGCGCGAGCCGGGCGGCGTGTGCTCGAACTATGTCTGCGACCTGAAGCGGGGCGACAAAGTCGAGGTGACGGGTCCGTTCGGCGCGACCTTCCTCATGCCGAACGACCCATTGGCCAATATCGTGATGATCTGCACCGGCACCGGCTCGGCCCCGTTCCGCGGCTTCACCGAATGGCGCAGGCGGACCATGCCCGAGGCGGCAGGGCGCATGGTGCTGTTCTTCGGCGCGCGCCGTCCGGAGGAATTGCCCTATTTCGGACCGCTGCAGAAGGTGCCGGAAAGCCTGCTCGCCAAGCATTTCGCCTATTCGCGCGTGCCGGGCGAGCCCAAGACCTATGTCCAGGACCTGATGCGCCGCGAGGCCGCCGGCGTTGTGGAACTGATGGCATCCGAGCACACCCACATCTATGTCTGCGGCCTCAAGGGCATGGAGCAGGGCGTCGATGCCGCCCTCGATGATGTCTGCCGCGGTGCGGGTCTCGCCTGGGCCGATCTGCGCAAGGAGATGCGCGAGGCCGGCCGCTACCATGTCGAGACCTATTAG
- a CDS encoding pyridoxine 5'-phosphate synthase has product MTASRIRLGINVDHVATLRNARGGTRPDPLRAALAAIEAGADGITAHLREDRRHILDEDMARLKASISKPLNFEMAATQEMLEIALRTKPHAVCLVPEKRSERTTEGGLDVVGGHNHLVPYVATLADHGIRVSLFIEANERAIETAARLRAPVVELHVGAWCEAVLAGNAKADAQGFEALRQGAKLAKSAGLEVHAGHGLDFDTARRLAAVPEFVEFNIGHFLMGEALFTGLDAAVREMRRAMDAGRGLA; this is encoded by the coding sequence ATGACCGCCTCCCGCATCCGTCTCGGCATCAATGTTGACCACGTCGCGACCTTGCGCAATGCCCGCGGCGGCACGCGTCCCGATCCCTTGCGCGCCGCGCTCGCCGCCATCGAAGCCGGCGCTGACGGCATCACGGCGCATCTGCGCGAGGATCGCCGCCACATCCTTGACGAGGATATGGCGCGCCTCAAGGCCTCGATCTCGAAGCCGCTGAATTTCGAGATGGCGGCGACGCAGGAGATGCTGGAGATCGCGCTGCGTACGAAGCCGCATGCGGTCTGTCTCGTGCCTGAGAAGCGCAGCGAGCGGACCACCGAAGGCGGTCTCGACGTGGTCGGCGGCCATAATCATCTCGTTCCCTATGTGGCGACGCTCGCCGATCACGGCATCCGCGTCTCGCTCTTCATCGAGGCGAATGAGCGCGCCATCGAAACCGCCGCGCGCCTGCGCGCGCCCGTGGTCGAGCTGCATGTGGGCGCCTGGTGCGAGGCGGTGCTCGCCGGCAACGCCAAGGCCGACGCTCAGGGCTTCGAGGCCCTGCGGCAGGGCGCCAAGCTCGCCAAATCGGCCGGGCTCGAAGTGCATGCGGGACACGGGCTCGATTTCGACACGGCGCGCCGGCTCGCCGCCGTTCCGGAATTCGTTGAATTCAATATCGGCCATTTCCTGATGGGCGAGGCCTTGTTCACCGGCCTCGATGCGGCCGTCCGAGAAATGCGTCGCGCCATGGATGCGGGGCGAGGCCTTGCATGA
- a CDS encoding holo-[acyl-carrier protein] synthase — translation MILGIGSDLTDIRRIEATLARFGDRFLERCFTDLERKKALSRHIPGPTLARRFAAKEACAKALGTGLRRGVFWRDMGVVNLRSGQPTLQLTGGAALRLAAMTPDGMAAFIHLSMTDDPPYAQAFVVIEAR, via the coding sequence ATGATTCTTGGCATCGGCTCGGACCTGACCGATATTCGCCGCATCGAGGCGACGCTCGCGCGCTTCGGAGACCGCTTCCTCGAGCGCTGCTTCACCGACCTGGAGCGCAAGAAGGCGCTCAGCCGCCACATCCCCGGCCCGACCTTGGCGCGCCGTTTCGCCGCCAAGGAGGCCTGCGCCAAGGCGCTCGGCACGGGGCTGCGGCGCGGCGTTTTCTGGCGCGATATGGGCGTCGTCAATCTGCGCTCCGGCCAGCCGACCTTGCAGCTTACGGGCGGCGCCGCCCTTCGCCTCGCCGCCATGACGCCTGACGGCATGGCGGCGTTCATCCATCTGTCGATGACGGACGATCCTCCCTATGCCCAGGCTTTCGTGGTGATCGAGGCGCGGTGA
- a CDS encoding amino acid/amide ABC transporter substrate-binding protein, HAAT family: MFQIYSEYRSNNLLSVALSFAPLRLICVAVGVGISVMSLTPAAFAEPGVSNDRILFGQAAALDGPAGALGRDVRTGILAAFAEVNRTGGVRGHLLELVSRDDGYEPTKSIDVTKTLINDDKVFALVGAVGTPTSLATEPIAAENNVPFIGPFTGAEFLRGADKTNVVNVRASYFQETETMVERLTKDKGVTRIAILYQDDAFGRAGLAGIERALDRRGMRLVSEGTFERNTTAVKMALLAIRKGDPEAVIMIGPYQPCAAFIKLARQLKMNATFVNISFVGSNSLAKELGADGAGVIITQVVPFPWDAVIPVVERYQAALKSVDPAREPGFVTFEGYVIGRLVIAALQKIPGELTRKAMLDAIFGGEFDFQGVKLAYSIGHNQGGNEVFLTEIQADGSFKPLQSLRGVGN; the protein is encoded by the coding sequence GTGTTCCAGATCTATTCCGAATACAGGTCGAACAACCTTCTGAGCGTGGCTCTATCCTTCGCGCCACTTCGTCTCATCTGCGTTGCGGTGGGCGTTGGGATCAGCGTCATGTCGCTTACCCCGGCGGCCTTTGCCGAACCCGGGGTTAGCAACGACAGAATCCTGTTTGGCCAAGCCGCGGCTCTCGATGGGCCGGCAGGGGCGCTTGGGCGGGATGTGCGAACTGGAATCCTCGCCGCCTTTGCGGAAGTCAACAGAACTGGCGGGGTCCGCGGGCACCTGCTCGAGCTCGTTTCGCGCGATGACGGCTATGAGCCGACGAAATCGATCGACGTGACGAAGACATTGATCAATGACGACAAGGTATTCGCCTTGGTGGGGGCTGTGGGAACCCCGACATCTCTGGCTACCGAGCCGATCGCGGCGGAGAACAATGTTCCCTTCATCGGCCCCTTTACGGGTGCCGAGTTTCTGCGCGGCGCCGACAAGACCAATGTCGTGAACGTCCGCGCCTCCTACTTTCAAGAAACCGAGACCATGGTCGAGCGGTTGACCAAGGATAAAGGCGTCACCCGCATCGCAATTCTTTATCAGGACGATGCCTTTGGGCGCGCCGGACTTGCCGGTATCGAAAGAGCCCTCGACCGCCGTGGCATGAGGCTCGTTTCCGAAGGAACCTTCGAGCGCAACACCACGGCCGTCAAGATGGCGCTGCTGGCGATCCGCAAGGGCGATCCCGAGGCCGTCATCATGATCGGGCCTTACCAGCCCTGTGCGGCGTTCATCAAGCTCGCCCGGCAATTGAAGATGAACGCGACCTTCGTCAACATCTCCTTCGTCGGCAGCAATTCGCTCGCAAAGGAGCTGGGTGCGGACGGTGCCGGGGTCATCATCACCCAGGTCGTGCCCTTCCCATGGGATGCCGTGATCCCAGTGGTCGAGCGCTACCAAGCTGCCCTGAAATCCGTCGATCCTGCCAGAGAGCCGGGCTTCGTTACTTTCGAAGGATATGTGATCGGCAGGCTCGTCATCGCGGCCTTGCAGAAAATCCCGGGCGAGCTGACGCGCAAGGCCATGCTTGATGCGATCTTCGGCGGCGAATTCGATTTTCAGGGCGTGAAACTTGCCTATTCGATCGGCCATAATCAGGGAGGGAACGAGGTTTTCTTGACCGAGATCCAGGCGGACGGTTCGTTCAAGCCGCTCCAATCTTTGCGCGGGGTCGGGAATTGA